The genomic interval AGAAGGCCATCGACCCGCCGACGGTGGCGAGCCCCAGCACGGCGGCTCCGGACAGCATCCCCGCCGCGGGGCCCGCTTCCTTCCCCTTCTCGGTCATCTCCGCCTTCGCGAGCTGCATCTCCTGCCGCACCAGCTGGCTCACCTCGCGGGTGAGATCCTTGACCAGCTCGGCGGTCGATGCGTCTCGCTTGGTGGTGGTCGTTTCGCTCGCCGACATGACGGTCCTACCGGCTCGCGCTGACGATGGTCGGGTCGGCCGGCATGCTCGGCGTCGTCGGCGGGAGCGGCTGGGTGTCCCAGCTGTCCTGCGCGGGGCGCACGGGCGTCGGCCGCGACTGCAGCTGCTGCGGGTTGCTGCTGTAGTAGCGGTTGGTGCTCGACGCCTTGAGGAACCGCCCGGCGGCGATGCCGAGCAGCAGTCCGGCGCCCGCGATCAGCAGCGGCTGCTGCCGGCCGAAGTCCTCGACCCGGTGCATCATCTGGTCGGCGTCGGTCTCGGTCAGGTACTGGCCGACCCGGTCGAGCCGGTCGGCACCGCTCTCGGCGACGCCCGCGAAGCGCTGCTTCTGCGGATCGCCTTCCATCCGCATCTGTGTGGCGGTGTCGCGCAGCGAGCTCGCCAGCGACTGCACCTGCTGCCCGGCCTGGGTGCTTCGCTGATCGACCTGATTACGCACGGCGCCACGGCCGGTCTCGATCATCTGGCCGGCCTGCTCTTCTGTCTTCTGTCTGGCGGTGTCGACCGCGCCGGACAGCTGTCCGCTGGTGCCATTTCCTGGCTCCATGTCTCTCCTCCTTGTCGAATTGGTGCGCGTGTCCACGCCTTGCCTAGCTTCCGGGGCGCTGCATGACGGTGCGCTTGGCCGTTTCGGCCAGTTGCCCCCGTCTGGCGGGATAGTCCACGCCTCCCAGGTGCTTCTGCACCTCGATGGGATCGACGTTCATGCGTGCCCCTTCGTGGAGGTGCCCACCGCCTTTCCGCTGGAAACCTGCTCCTCCGGGATGCCGGGTTTCGCCCGTCTCTCAGGCTGGGAAGCGCTCAGGCGAGATGGCAGCCCACCACGCGGAAACGAGCGACGGCAAGGCCGCCGCACCGGCGTCGTCCGCGTGGAGCCCGCTTCGCACCCCGCTCTTCCGTGCGTTCTGGCTCGCGGTGCTGGCCTCGCAGATCGGCACGTGGATGCAGAACGCCGGCGCCGCCTGGCTGATGACCTCGCTGTCGCACTCGCCCGCCCTGGTCGCGCTCATGCAGACAGCCACCAGCCTCCCGGTGTTCCTGCTCGGCCTCCCCGCCGGCGCGCTGGCAGATATCCTCGACCGCCGGCGACTGCTGCTCGCCTGCCAGCTGTGGATGCTGGCGGCGGCACTGACGCTGGCGGTCGTCACGTTGACCGGCGCCATCACGCCGGCGCTGCTGCTGGCCCTCACCTTCGCAATCGGCCTCGGCGTGGCACTGAGCGGGCCGGCGTGGCAGGCGACGGCCCCGTACCTGGTGCCGCCGTCCGAGCTGCCGGGCGCGGTGGCGCTGAACGGGGTGGCGGTCAACCTCGGCCGTGCCGTCGGCCCGGCAGTCGGCGGCCTGCTGCTTGCCGCGGCTGGCACGGCGGCCGTCTTCTTTGCGAACAGCCTCTCGTTCGTCGGCCTGATTGTGGTTGCCGGGCTGTTCTGGCATCCGGCGCGCCGGACGCGGACGCTTCCGAGCGAACGCCTGCCGGGCGCCATGCGGGCCGGGGCGCGGTACCTGCGCCACACGCCCGAGCTGCGGGTGGTGCTGGTGCGAACGGCGCTCTTCGTGGGCGGTGCGAGCGCGCTGTTCGCGCTCCTTCCGGTCCTCGCGCGGCACACCCTCGGGCTGGGCTCGTCGGGGTTCGGGCTGTTGCTCGGGATGATGGGCATCGGCGCGATTCTCGGCGCCTGGCAGCTGCCGAAGCTGCGCCGGCGCACGAGCCCACAGCGTTTGACGGTCGGCTGCACGCTCGTGTTCGCGATCGCGCTGGCCGCGCTCGCGCTGGCCGGCACCGCGGTGGAGGCGTCGGCGGCGCTGGTGGTCGCCGGCGTTGCGTGGATCGGGATGCTCACGAGTCTCAACGTGGTCGCGCAGGTGGGCCCCGCCCCGTGGGTGCGCGCACGCGCGCTGGCCGCCTACCTGATGGTGTTCCAGGGCGGGCTGGCGCTCGGCAGCGCGGGATGGGGGCTGGTCGCCGAGGTCACCGGCACGGCTGCCGCGCTCGGCATGGCCGCTGCTTTCCTGCTGGTCGGGCTGGCTGCCGCGGCTCGCTACCGGCTCGTTGCGGATGCCGACCGCGACATGGCCCCGCACGTGGTCGCCGACCCGCCGGTTGCCGACGGCCTCGAGCCGGAGCGCGGCCCCGTGCTGGTGACGGTCGAGTACCTGATCGATCCGGATGACGCGGGCCGCTTCATGAGTGCGGCCGCCGAGATGGGGCGGATCCGGCGGCGGGACGGCGCCTACCGGTGGGGGATCTACCAGGACGTCGCCCAGCCGGGCCGCTATCTCGAGACGTTCCTCGTCGAGTCGTGGCTCGAGCACCTGCGACAGCACCGGCGGGGGACGGCGGCCGATGCGCGCGTCCGCGAGCGGCTCCACGCCTTCCATCTCGGGCCGGACGAGCCCGAGGTTACCCACCTGCTCGCCGCGCACCGCACGTCGTCTCGCCTGACGACGGCGCGGCGCTGATGGTTTGGGCTGTTCGAGCCGACGGTATCTGGCTGGGGAAGGGCCTTGGTTGAACAGGCAGCTGCAGGGCGGATTGCACAACAGGGGAGGCGAAATGGCAACACCATCGAACCGGGCGACGGTGGGGCGGACGGATGCAACGGACGGTCGCAGCCGGGCGCAGTGGGCGGCGCTGATCGTGGGCGCGACGTTCCTGCTCGTCGGGATCCTCGGGTTCATCCCGGGCATCACGACCAACTACGACAACCTGGGCTTCATCGACCAGCACGGCGCCAAGCTGCTCGGAATCTTCGAGGTGAACGCGCTGCACAACGTCGTCCACCTTGCGTTCGGGGTGCTCGGGCTGGCGCTTGCCTCACGCCACGACACGTCGCGGACGTACCTGGCGGTGGGCGGCGTGGTGTACTTAGTCGTCTGGGCCTACGGCGCAGTCGTGGATTTCGCCAGCTCGGCGAACTTCATCGCGCTGAACACGCCGGACAACTGGCTGCACTTCCTGCTCGGAGCCGGCATGCTCGGCCTCGCAGCGCTGTGCTGGCGGGACGAGCGGGTGACGCGCCAGGAGCGGTTGGCGACGGCGTAGCGACGACGGAGGAGGGGACATGCCTGATGAAGGTGCATCGATGAAGGATGCGGTCCCTCGCGTCGACGGCGAGCCGTCCGACGCGGGCGCAGACCACGGCACGCGGGAGCGCGTGCAGCGCGAGCCGATGGGCGAGTACGAGATCGACGAGCGCAAGCGCGAGTCCGCGACGGTGATCGAGCGCGCCGGCGGCGAGGGAGGCGACGACGGCACCGACCAGGCTGCCCCCAACCTCAACCGCGATACGGAAGACGGCCCTCGTGACTGAGCAGACGCCCGAGAACGAGGGCCGCGAGCGCATCGCTCAGCGCGACCGCGAGGCCGACGTCGGCGAGCGCACGCAGGAGTACCGCCGCGGCGAGGTCACGGACGGGCACGACGCCCTGGCCCGTGCCCGCGCCGCGGCGGTGGACGAGAACAGCGACCATGGCGAGAACCAGCCGCCGGGCGTGCCGCCCCTCGAGGAGGCGTGGCAGCGCGAGAAGCAGATGTCGGGGCAGGACGCGGACGACCCGGGGCTGCCGAACGCCTGGCGGTCAGACGAGCAGGCGGCGGAGCGGGCGCCGGGCGCGGGGCAGGACGCCGACGCCGGGCGCGACGATATCGTCGTCCCGTCCGGCGCGGGGTCGTCGGCCGACGACCGCGAGGATCCCGGGACGGGGACCGGCTCCGACCGCATGGGAAAGCCTGAGCGGGCGGACGAGCTGCCCGAGGCCGGCGACGTCACGCAGGGCTGAGCGGCCCGGCCGTCAGCCTCTGTCGGGCGGGATGCGTCCCCAGGCCTTCGCGACCGCGGCCGGGTCGACCACGCGCACGCGGTCCGGGATCGCCTTGAGGACGCGGAAGAAGTCCTTCGCGCAGTACAGCTCGATCCGCGTCGTCCAGTGCGCGCGCCAGTCCGAGCCGCGGCAGTCCCAGCGGACGGCGCCGGCGAGGTGCCTCCGCTTCACCAACCGGTAGAACTGCACGTCGCGCCACTGGCCGACGGCGGGGGACATCAGCCCCGCGAGCGTCCCCGGCGACTTGTAGTGCGCCGGCCAGACGGGCGTCACGATCCGGTAGCACGCGAGCCCTCTGATGTTGCAGGCGCCGCCGTCGACCGAGAACGTGCGCTGGAACCATGGCGCGGCCATCGAGGAGCGCGAGTTGACGCTGTGGTTGTAGGTACGGCCGTAGGCGAAGCACCGCGAGGTGACGGAGCGCTGCAACGTCGAGTCGCTCCTGTCCCCGGGGTAGGCGAACAGGCCCCACGCGCGTGCCAGCCCGTGCTCGCGGAACGCGGCCAGCGACCCGCAGATGTCCCGCTCCTGCGCCGACCGCGAGAGGCGTCGCGGATCGATGTACCGCGC from Gaiellales bacterium carries:
- a CDS encoding DUF4383 domain-containing protein; translation: MATPSNRATVGRTDATDGRSRAQWAALIVGATFLLVGILGFIPGITTNYDNLGFIDQHGAKLLGIFEVNALHNVVHLAFGVLGLALASRHDTSRTYLAVGGVVYLVVWAYGAVVDFASSANFIALNTPDNWLHFLLGAGMLGLAALCWRDERVTRQERLATA
- a CDS encoding phage holin family protein: MSASETTTTKRDASTAELVKDLTREVSQLVRQEMQLAKAEMTEKGKEAGPAAGMLSGAAVLGLATVGGSMAFFILVLDTFMPNWLAALIVTIVYGLAAGILALNGKQRISRAGPPTPERTIESVKEDVQWAKSHATSNGR
- a CDS encoding MFS transporter → MAAHHAETSDGKAAAPASSAWSPLRTPLFRAFWLAVLASQIGTWMQNAGAAWLMTSLSHSPALVALMQTATSLPVFLLGLPAGALADILDRRRLLLACQLWMLAAALTLAVVTLTGAITPALLLALTFAIGLGVALSGPAWQATAPYLVPPSELPGAVALNGVAVNLGRAVGPAVGGLLLAAAGTAAVFFANSLSFVGLIVVAGLFWHPARRTRTLPSERLPGAMRAGARYLRHTPELRVVLVRTALFVGGASALFALLPVLARHTLGLGSSGFGLLLGMMGIGAILGAWQLPKLRRRTSPQRLTVGCTLVFAIALAALALAGTAVEASAALVVAGVAWIGMLTSLNVVAQVGPAPWVRARALAAYLMVFQGGLALGSAGWGLVAEVTGTAAALGMAAAFLLVGLAAAARYRLVADADRDMAPHVVADPPVADGLEPERGPVLVTVEYLIDPDDAGRFMSAAAEMGRIRRRDGAYRWGIYQDVAQPGRYLETFLVESWLEHLRQHRRGTAADARVRERLHAFHLGPDEPEVTHLLAAHRTSSRLTTARR